The DNA sequence TAGGGCTTTTTTGAAATTAATCAATCCCATCATCATGCCGAGTGCTCCCAAACAAATCTATATATAATCTTAATCATGATTATTTCtaattactaatactatatcattagGACTGTTATAGCAACCTTCGGACAGAAGACACCCAAAAGCTATAATAATGGTATGCATAAACTACAAACCACAAACCAAACATCAACAACAGCAGTCAAAACTAAAGCCCAAGCATTTTAGGTTGAAATATGCAAGATATGCAGGGACTCTAGGGCAAGAAACCACTCACCTAGCTGCCGAAATGTTTGGGAGTTTATTTCACTTCGATTCTGAAGCAGGGAAGAGAGACAGTTACAAATTGTGGAGGAGATGAACCCAAAAGCAACCTCAAATGCCCAGTAAGAGAAGGAGGGGAGAAATATACCTCGGAGGAGAGAAACAATAGGAGATGGATGGGTGTGAGGGAGGGAGCAAAGCTAGGAGACACGGGGAGCGTAGCTATGCAAATGGGTTCAGTGTCAGTGTCGCCGGTGGCTGGCTATGGACAGAGGAGCTTCGACGCATGTGGGGAGAACACTGGAACGCGGGCTCGATTTAGTTCAAcgcggggggcggggggcgggggtgCCACTTCAATTCAAATTGGGTAAAATCAAAACATCACTGAAACGGTACGTTTCAgttaattggaaaaaaaaaaggattgccATGTAGGGTGTGCAAAATTGCACACCGGTACAGTGGCTGATTTGTATCATTACTCACACACCTCACTTATCTTGGTCGGCCCCACCTCTTCATACCAATCAAACTCAAACCGAAACCCCCTACCATTCCCAGAACCCTCTAACTAATGCACTGAAAATGAAAACCAAAAATCATCAGAAAAAATCCCATACTAGCAGAAACAATTCACCTGAAGCAACACCACAACCCGTTCCTTAAACAATACAAAAAACAGTGGTTCCAAGAGAAGTTTTCGTGAGGGACAAAGGGAGAATGAAGATCTTGGAGAGGAGTCTCACTCCTCAAACAATAATCTTCAAAAAAATGTACTCTCACCAAAATCAGATGCAGAAGATGAAGAACCTCTTGTAAAAATGTTTCTTCAACAAGCGCGGTTCAACAGTGGCAGTACCTCAAGCAGGAAAGCAAAGAAGGCACAATATTCAACTTATCAAAAGGAAAGCATTTTGGGTAAAAAACTTCAGACCCAAAATCTCAGTTTATTTCCATTTGACACTGAAGCCATCAGGGCAAGGCTTATACTACCACCAAGTAACAAATAAGACTTATGTGTTGAAATTGCAGGGGCATTGCCTCGCCCTATGCAATTAGAAGTTTAAGGGCAAATATTAGGGTTTATCAACCTGATGTAGTCTTCTTATCGGAGATAATTTTGTTGGATGTGAATACTGTGAATATTGTAAATAGGCTTGGATTTAGTATGTATGTAAATAGTCCTCCTAATGGTAAATGGGGTGGCCTTTTGTTTGTATGGAGGAAAGGACTAGATGTAGAAACtgtctttataaatagtaatgtaATGTCCTTATTTGTGTACTCGGATCCTGCTTACAATCCATGGCTCTTGAACCTTGTCTATTGCCCAGCACAAAACAGTCACAAATAGACCTTTTGGGAAAACTTGGAAAAAATCACCACTAGTTTTAATGGACCCATCCTCAGTATTGGTGATTTTAACTCTGTGCTCACCCATTCTGAAAATTTTGGAGGGAGACCTTTCGCCTATTCTTCCCAATCTAACGGCTTAAAGCCTATTTCGAATCCAATGGAATGATTGACATTGGTTTTAATGGGCCAAAATACACGTGGACAAACAATAGAAATGGCCTGAATAACATTAAAGAAAGAATTGATAGAGGGGTAGCAAATACTCATTGGTTAAATCTCTTTCCCAATGCTACCATTAAGCATCTCCCAATCTGTTCCTCTGATCACTCTCCCATTGTCCTGGATACCTTGGGTAGAAATTACCAGAAAAGGTCCTTCAAATTAGAAGAATTCTGGACTAGAGACCCCACTAGCCAAATGATTGTCTAGAAAGCTTGGAACACTCAGATTGATGGAACCCCAGGGTACATCCtctcaaaaaaattgaaagaggtGAAAAAAGCTCTAAAATCTTGGAACATTAATCATTTTGGTAACATTCAAACATCCATTAAAAATCGTAATCAAGCTTTAATTCAAATCCAGAATACGAACCCCACCGCTCATTCCATGATTTCTGCGTCAATCATCAAAGATCAGCTCAACGAATAACTCAAAAGAGATGAATCtctttggaaacaaaaatcaagagtcCAATGGTTGACCACAATTAATCTTAACACGAAATTCTTCCATATGTCTACTATCATTAGAAGAAGATCCAACTCGATCGAAAGCCTAAAGCTAAATCAAAGTCATTGGACCACCGACCAGAACGAGATTCAAAACATGATCTTGgatcaattaaaaaatatgtacatTTCTTCCAACGCAAGTTCTCACTCAGGATTAGAAGATCTTTTCCCAGAAAAAATTTCTGAAATGGACAATAACTTTCTATGTGAGATTCCCACGGATGATGAAATCATCTCAACCTTCAAGCAAACTCCTTCAACGAAAGCCCCAGGTCCAGATGGCTTCATTGGCCTGTTCTATAAGCAGTATTGGGATATCATCAAAATTGACTTCATTGTAGCTATTAAGAATTTCTTTATCCATGGTAAGCTGCTAAAAGAGTTAAACCACAAGCAAATAGCCCTCATCCTGAAAATGAATAGCCCCAATACTGTTCATCAGTACTGGCCTATAAGTCTTTCCAATGTCTACTATAAGGTCATTGCAAAAATTCTTGCCAACAGACTCAAAAGAATTctcccaaaaatcatttctcctcATCAAACTGCATTTATTCCGGGTAGAATTATCCAAGAAAACACTCTTCTTGCTCAAGAAGTTTTTCatcatctcaaaaagaaaaaaaggcaaaaatggACTTATGGCAGTTAAGATTGACATGGAAAAAGCGTTTGATTCTATGGAATGGAATTTCATTTTAAAGATCATGTCAACTATTGGTTTCCGTAGAAATTGGATTAACTGGGTTGAGCAATGTATAACCACTATCTCCTACTCTGTGATCATAAATGGGTCCCCCTATGGTTTCTTCCGTCCTTCTAGATGATTAAGGCAAGCTGATCCTTTATCctcatttccttttattttaggGTCCGAGGTCCTCACCAGGCTTATCACCAAAAGGGAAAACTCGGCACCTCAAGGGTATAAGGATCAGcaaatattgtctctctatctctcatcttctctttgcTGATGACATCATTCTTTTTGGGAATGCAATAGGACAAAATGTCCAAAACTTCCTTGACTGTCTGAATCAATACTCTACTTGGTCAGGTCAAAAGGTTCATGctaataaatcatctatccagTTTAGTAACAACACCCTGCCTCATAGGAGAAGAGAGATAAGGAACATTTTAAACTACAAATCAACCTCTTCAAGGATTAAGTATTTAGGCCTACCTCTCTCTTTCAAAgcctaaaaaaatattcatttcaaagatctacaagaaaaatgtttcCCAAAACTTGTTGGTTAGAAGGCTAAGTTGCTCTCTCAGACCAGTAGAACCACTCTAATTCAGTTAGTGGCAAGCCCTATTCCCACTTATGCCATGTCCACCATCTTGGTTCCAATGACTGTCACGAAGAATATTGAAAaagctttttcaaaattttggtggggtttcCCTCCTGACAAAGCAAAAAATTTTACCCCAAAGTCTTGGAGATCTATCCGCAAACCAAAGTCTCTCGATGGTCTTGGCCTTAGATTAACCTCCAATTATAATAAAGCTTTGCTAAGCAAAATAGGCTGGAATATGATAAATGGTTCTACTGGCATTTGGAAATCTATTCTCGCGGGAAAATATTTGAACAACACAAATTACCTTAATGCTATCCCAAAGGCCACAGACTCTTGGATTTGGAAAGGCATACTCAAGCAAAGAGATTTCATCAAAAATAGtgtgttttcaaatcagtaaTGGCACAAATACAAAAGTTTGGAATGACCCTTGGGTTCCCACCCAACAGAATTTCCAACCCACTCCAAAGAACATAACCATTCAAAAAGATTCCTCCCTCACTATTGCTGAGCTTACCATGGAAGAGCCCAGAAGATGGAATATCATTCTTCTACAAGCTTTGTTCCACACTGATACTGTAAATGAGATCTTGAAAATCCCTTTAGCCCAAAACGATTTCCATAGAGCTGAAGATAAGATTCATTGGGTTAATCACTCCTTGGGGAATTTTTCTGTCAAATCTACTTACGCAGCCATTATCATGAATAAAAATACCACTCAAGATCAATTCAACATGTGGAAAAAGCTCTAGAAACTAAAAATTCAAGATAGGCTCAAGCTGTTGActtggaaaattttgaataacatcATTCCCGCAAAGTCGTTGCTTAACAGGCATATTCCTCTCAATGAAAATGAGACGCAATGTCCAATCTATACCACTGAGACTGAGACCCAAGAGCACTTATTTTTATCCTGCACTTTCACCAGAATCCTTTGGAGACAATCTCCCTAGCCTATAAACATCTCCTGTTTTATGAATAATGGCATTAGCAATTGGATTGAATGTATTCTCTCTCCCTCTGAAAATTTTAATATCCCAAATAGAGAGGAGCAtaactttcaaatttttgcCATAAATGCAATGGATAGCATTTGGTTCCTTAGAAATAGGGTGGTCCATGATCTGCTGGTCTTGACTATTGATAGCTTCATTAAGGGCACCCTGAAAGTCTATAAAGAACACTGTAATGCTTGGGGCAGTAAACAAGTTGATGATAGCCACAAGTGGGAACCCACCCGAAAGGACAttacattctatttttttatgtagCTGTTAGACAAACAAGCAGTACTGCAGCAGCAATTTGTAGATCTGAAGAAGGCACACCAATTTTTGTCATTTCAAAACAACTGGAAAGCAGAAACCCAAATATGGGAGAGGCCAGTGCTTTGCTTCTTGGCCTATCAAAGGCTCAAAAGATTGATCTTAACAGGATTGTAATAACAGGAGATTCTCAAGTAGTTTTACAAGCAATGAGTAACCCTGATAGCACATCAGACTGGACAATCCAACCTTTAATCAGCGACATCAGGCATGTTCTCCAATCCTTTGAAAGTTGGCAAATCAAAAAAATACATCGACTGCTAAATCGATGCGTGCATTCTTTAGTGCAATGGGCCACTTCCAATCAAGTATATGGAAGCATTCCCCTTGATCTAATTCCACCATGCCTCCTCAATTTTCACAGTGGAAAAGATCCCCCTTATAATGTTGTAATTATTTGTAGGACTTTACTGATGTAAGACTTTGTCGGTTGGTTTTATTTCAATGAATGAtgcttgttgaaaaaaaaaaaaagtgttctttttactaaaataatgtacaatattaatatcatattttcatcTCAACCTACGTACTCATGCACGCAAATAGAATTTAGCAGCCTTCATAAGATGTTATAAAGTATAGAGTGGGAGAGATACACATATAAAATGAGTCCAATATCATTTACAAGACTCGAAAGTTTAGACGCAAACCCTAGAATATCCAAATCCGAAGGTTTACCATAGTTATGGGTTAACTAGGGTCAAAGGTCAAGgctctattttatattaaaatttaccaTAATAGTTATAAGCAAAGTACATGATTCAAATTGATTTGAGGATAATGTACATGATTATAAACTCATACATCATGCTTTGAGAGATACAAATGATTACCATGCATTACTAAATTGATTTGTTTCATGCTCTGTTATGAATCTGAAACTTCTAGAGTGTaacaatcattttctaaaaaaataaatataaaatttcttcCATGTATGAAGTGCTTAACTCCTAGAGATACATTTGGAACATTTGATCAATATAAATCGTTCCATCTTGATCATTTGATCAAAAACCAAATCGGGGATGGTTGGATGAATGATAATGTTGTTATGTATATCAAGGGATTTTTCCCTAGCATTAGTTATGACATTGTGACAAAATGCTTTTAAAATATGAGAACTAGTAGATATATAACAAtcgttattttttaaataatgctaGATGTAAGGTTAAGGTGTGTAAATTCTTTAAAAACAAGTAGATTTCTTAACGAGTGCCGCACTTTTTGCAAAATGTTTGCAAAGTACTTGGACATCCTAGGCTTACACAAatcattttactctaagaaaaATCCCAACGCTATTGTAGTTTGTAATACCCTTGAAAAAGTATCACATCAAAATATGGTCCTAAAATCGTTCCCAACATTATTAGCTAGGGGTCAACACCACACAAGAGTTATGATGGTTGTATTGCTGCAACACGATCATGCCTTATATATGCATGACTAAGTGGTTTGCATGGCAAATGTCTCTTAGGTTTGACTAAGAGTATATTTCAGTTTTCATGTTTTGCAGTTAGACTTCAATTTGCTATCCGCAATGGAGAAAGTTTTGCTAGACTTTAGTTATTTTGCATGTGGTAGAGGTGGTTAAACACTTCTTGTACCAGCTCcgaatttacaaattaaatattaatgattATGATCATACATAACTATCACCGAGTAAGCATTTTTCTGATTAAATTAAGCTCAGCTACAACATCTCTCACATTCATCCGTTTTTCTGGCTGTTCAAGAGAACATGCAACTCCAATCTTaaaaatcaaaaccaagcactcttgAGTTTTGTTTCTTCTTGTAATATTGAAGTTATTTTGGCCATTGTTTCTAGTTTTCTCATCTTTCCTTTCCTGAAAAAGACTTGGATCTGAAATCTCTACTATTTCTTGAGACAAGGTTGTCTTGACAAAGGAATGTAGGTTTAGAGTGCCCTGAAAAATTTCATCAATGGGTCTCTTTCCTGTGAACATTTCTAATAGAAAGATCTCATAACTATATATGGGTTAACACTTCATTTCCCACGCCATACTCTGCAATTTGAAACAACACTATAATAGAATGCAACATTAgttaatttctcaaaaaaaaaaacaaaaaaaacaaaagcattgACGTTAAGAAAGAAAGGATAGCAAGGCATTTTCACCAAGAGCTGCATAACCAATAGTTCCCCTTAATCTAATAGTGTTGGAGTAAGTGGTAGAGAATATTGCTCCCAATAGTTCCCCTTAATCTAATAGTGTTGGAGCTGCATAACCAATAGTTCCCCTTAATCTTATAGTTGCTCCCAGGAGAGAATATTGCTATGCCAAAATCACCCAAATGTCCAATCATTTCACTATCAAGAAGAACATTGCTCGAATTTAGATCACAATGAATGATTTGTGTTTAGCAATGATAATGTAGATATTACAATGCACTTGCAATATCAATGGTGATATCCAACCTCTGAAACATATCTGGATTTCTTTGGTTTTGATGCACTTCATCTTCTGTAGCTGTTGGATGCAACCATTCTTCAAGGCTTCCGTTGATCATGAACTCATAAGCTAGAACCTTGAAATCATTACCATGGTTATCAACACTTAAACAAACTGTAAGAACCTTTACCAGATTTCGATTTCTAATGTTTCTCAAGGCTTCACACTCAACAAGAAAGCTTTTGAATGCTCCACGGCACAGAAGGTTGAGGACCTTGACAGCAACTATAGTTCCACTCTCATCAAGAATTCCTATATAGACTGATCCAAAACCACCCACACCAAGCAGATTTGTGGAAGAGAATCCATCAATGGCTATTAAGAGACTTTGGTAAGatatattcaaaagaaaatttccTGAAGAACTTGATGTGGACACTTTTTGTTTCTCTCTCAAACAAGAAACATACAAAAAGTACACAATTGAAGTTACTCATAGTAGTcccaaaactgtagatattattaacTTCAAGGTTGACGTCAATTTTGTATTCCAAGACTCTTTGAAGTTGCATTTAGGCAAGTTCATCTCAGGAATTCCCCCACATAGTTGATTGTTCTCTGTAACTAAAGCTGAACTTAAATTCTTGAAAACGCCATCTGTTGGCACCAACCACTAAAAATTGTTGTGCGATATATTTAAACGCTACAATGAGTTCATATACACAAGAAAGTCAAGGATTCTTCCAGATAAGTTGTTCCGAGAACGACAAAAAGTTTGAATTCCGCTCAAAGAGCCAAAACTTGGCAGAATAGGTCCTTAAAAGAAGTTTTCTACCATGGTTAGAACCTACATCTTAAAGCAACTATCAAGACTACTCGAATTTCACCAGATAACATGTTTCCTACTATATATAATGCACCTAGATTCTTAATATTTCCAACTTCCATGGGAAGAGAACCAATAAGACGATTTAGGGACAATTATAGGAGAATTGATAAAGAAGAGAGACCAAAGATCTATTTGGGTATGGAACCATTAAGATCGTTACGAAAAAGGTTGAGTGAGATCAAAGATTTGCAATTGCTTAGACTTGATGGGATGCTTCCGCCAAGGTTATTTACCCCTAAAACCAATTCAAGTAACAAAGTTAAATTTCCAAGAGAGTGAGGGATGTTCCTTGAGAGATTGTTTCGCAATAGATCCAGTCTCTTTAACCTATGAAGTCTACCGATAACGGTTGGAATGTTACCTGACACTAGGTTCTCTTCAAACTTGAGTACTTCTAAGTTGACAAGATTCAAGATCCCACTTGGAATCATTCCAGTTATTTTGTTTGCACTTATTACAAACATTTTTAGGGTCAATGATAAGTGACCAATGCATTTTGGTAAGACACAACCAAAATTGTTGGTTTGTATTAAAAAACCTCTAACATGGTTGCATTGGTCAAAGAGCAAATAAAACTCAAGTTATGATCAGCTTCTCCACTTCCCCCCacattgtttctaaaagcaataaatattTTGAGCCTATGCAGATTTTCCAAAGAAGGCACATTTCCGGTAAATTTGTTTGTAAATTTGTTTGCTGCAATTTGAAGTACCTCTAAATTTGAGGCATTGGATATTGAAGGAGGAATGGAACCAATAAATTGGTTATATGCAATGGATAAGTCTAGGAGATTACGAAGAGTAGTTATGCCCAACTCAAACGAAAGACTCCCTCTCAATTGATTAACTTCTACATGAAAAAATCTAATAGAAGAGAGATTGAAGATTGATGGAGGGATATTACTTGAAAGCTTACTTTCAGAAAGTACAATAGTTGTAAGATTTCTGAGTTGGCCTTGTGCATTCGGAATACTCCCACCCAAATTATTTGCGAATACAACAAATTCTTCAAGTGAAGATAAGTTTCCCAAGAGATGGAGGAATACTTCCTATTAGTCTGTTATTGCCTGCATAAAATCCTCGAAACTTTGACAAAAAGCTAAACTTAGTGGGGATTTATCCAACAAATTGGTTATAAGAAAGTATGATGCCTTCTCGATGTTAGAGCAATTAAATAAATTGGAAGGGATTCTGCCAACCATCGAATTGTTGTGCAAATATAATATCTTCAGTTGATGGAAACAACCTATTTGTGGAGGAATTTCATGTCTGAAGATTGTTTTGGAAACGTTGAATCCTTAGAAAGCTCAAATTTCCAATGAAAGGAGATATAGAGCCTGTGAGTTTCCGAGATGCCAAAATCAACTCAATGACCCTCAAGTGTCAATGACCGCATGTAACACCATACCATAAGCAAAAGTGGGTGGTTTCATTCCATGAGCTGAAAACCATGAAAGGATCATGGCTTATTGTGGCCT is a window from the Carya illinoinensis cultivar Pawnee chromosome 14, C.illinoinensisPawnee_v1, whole genome shotgun sequence genome containing:
- the LOC122293775 gene encoding probable LRR receptor-like serine/threonine-protein kinase At3g47570, which encodes MIPSGILNLVNLEVLKFEENLVSAIDGFSSTNLLGVGGFGSVYIGILDESGTIVAVKVLNLLCRGAFKSFLVECEALRNIRNRNLVKVLTVCLSVDNHGNDFKVLAYEFMINGSLEEWLHPTATEDEVHQNQRNPDMFQRLDITIDIASAL